A section of the Sedimentisphaera cyanobacteriorum genome encodes:
- a CDS encoding glycoside hydrolase family 2 protein, translating into MKRFTKTAILMLFLCQTAGICLAGFADTGQAELSLNGEWHFKTDPEKSAESEKWHKPEFDAGSWDKLSVPGSWDTYNDYAQYVGQAVYRRSFKTPEGWSNANVRLKFGAVYQKASVYLNGRCIGRHTGGYTPFDFPVGNILETEKDNVLAVIADNTYNRGAWWNWGGISRDVTLIRNNPVRIKRQQIQTDIDLDSNTAEADVSITVTNEGLKDKQVKISSSIRSDQTAVLKWESSKTAVKTKTFELKAYQTKTETLKFKLSGENFKLWHFDTPYLYICESEIADKNKICHTATDRFGVRKIETKGTKILLNGEHIRANGFNRICDHRTWGSTEPDEFVKKEADLLKSNGCVLARLSHVPISENMLDYLDQIGMLIIEEIPVWGSEDPQVYEDNPITRAWLREMIYRDYNHPSIIGWSVANELGIVVDGRWEKRFASHQFAYVRSMLDYIRDELDSTRLLTYVSNSVFRDIATRENDPASICDVINVNCYGNASEQVAEVHRKWPDKPVLVSEFGKGQIGLNLNDSVLKDKLFPFMEDFRNKHDYVAGWSWWSFNDYRSRYRGTPVSQNRAWGFYNVWRQPKRALEQIKPQHSPVDKLEIRPSGNSGKAVITLEPRDKVDIPSFTLHDYKLHWSKREMDGSKAKDGRIELPEIKPGSKTLTFTVDSIGSLEDMLSINAALKTATGHTVFEAVHSVNPPEAPEIANVFGAKGKVRVEFTPVPGAESYEVMLIDQQGNAKTKNPTSWFCDFTQLKEGKTFSAAVKSINAAGSSEGSKERMVRASGPLLPPVIWKAVSIPNGFMVGYGVTEDDKTFTLEVTNLQDNSRTVMDGLQLKGAAAVRNLDAGRYRYRLRRDNNNGLSQWSAPREIEVCK; encoded by the coding sequence ATGAAACGATTTACCAAAACAGCAATTCTTATGCTTTTTCTCTGTCAAACAGCAGGCATCTGCCTTGCAGGTTTTGCAGATACTGGGCAGGCGGAACTCTCTCTCAACGGCGAATGGCATTTTAAGACAGACCCTGAAAAATCTGCCGAATCGGAAAAATGGCATAAGCCCGAATTCGATGCAGGCAGCTGGGACAAACTCTCCGTCCCCGGCAGCTGGGATACATACAATGACTATGCTCAGTATGTCGGTCAGGCTGTGTACAGGCGAAGCTTCAAAACCCCCGAGGGCTGGAGCAATGCTAATGTAAGGCTGAAGTTTGGAGCTGTTTATCAGAAAGCGTCTGTATATCTCAACGGACGCTGCATCGGCAGGCATACCGGCGGCTACACCCCCTTTGATTTCCCTGTAGGAAACATCCTCGAGACAGAGAAAGACAATGTGCTTGCGGTAATAGCAGACAATACCTATAACCGCGGTGCATGGTGGAACTGGGGCGGAATCAGCAGGGATGTAACGCTGATACGCAATAATCCTGTGAGGATTAAAAGGCAGCAGATCCAAACCGATATTGACCTCGACAGTAATACCGCTGAGGCTGATGTAAGCATCACAGTTACCAACGAAGGATTAAAGGATAAGCAGGTTAAAATCTCTTCCAGTATAAGATCAGACCAAACCGCTGTTTTGAAATGGGAGTCTTCTAAAACTGCCGTCAAAACGAAAACCTTTGAATTGAAAGCTTATCAAACAAAAACAGAAACCCTCAAATTTAAGCTCTCAGGCGAAAATTTCAAACTCTGGCATTTCGATACGCCTTATCTTTACATCTGCGAATCGGAAATTGCAGATAAAAACAAAATCTGCCATACCGCCACAGACCGTTTCGGCGTGCGAAAAATAGAAACCAAAGGCACAAAAATTCTGCTCAACGGCGAGCACATCCGGGCAAACGGTTTTAACCGCATCTGCGACCACAGGACTTGGGGCAGTACAGAGCCGGATGAGTTTGTTAAAAAAGAAGCCGATCTTCTCAAATCCAACGGATGCGTTCTGGCCAGACTCTCCCATGTGCCCATATCAGAGAATATGCTGGATTACCTCGACCAGATCGGAATGCTTATTATCGAAGAAATCCCTGTATGGGGTTCTGAAGACCCTCAGGTTTACGAGGATAATCCGATTACACGTGCTTGGCTGAGGGAAATGATTTATCGTGATTACAATCACCCCTCCATCATCGGATGGAGCGTGGCAAACGAGCTGGGAATAGTTGTTGACGGCAGATGGGAGAAGCGTTTTGCTTCTCATCAATTTGCCTACGTTCGTTCGATGCTGGATTATATCCGTGATGAGCTCGATTCCACACGACTGCTTACTTATGTGAGCAACAGCGTGTTCCGTGATATCGCCACGCGGGAAAACGACCCTGCCTCAATATGCGATGTGATCAATGTAAACTGCTATGGAAATGCTTCCGAGCAGGTCGCCGAGGTGCACAGGAAATGGCCGGATAAGCCTGTGCTTGTTTCCGAGTTTGGAAAGGGGCAGATTGGTTTGAACTTAAACGATTCAGTCCTGAAAGACAAGCTCTTCCCTTTTATGGAAGACTTTCGCAATAAACACGATTATGTGGCCGGCTGGTCGTGGTGGTCGTTCAATGATTACCGCAGCCGATATCGGGGAACGCCCGTTTCTCAAAACAGGGCATGGGGGTTTTATAATGTTTGGCGGCAGCCAAAACGCGCTCTTGAACAGATTAAACCCCAGCATTCGCCGGTTGATAAGCTCGAAATCCGCCCTAGCGGCAATTCAGGCAAGGCAGTTATCACGCTTGAGCCCCGAGATAAAGTTGATATCCCGTCTTTCACTCTTCACGATTACAAACTGCATTGGTCGAAGCGTGAGATGGACGGTTCAAAGGCGAAAGATGGCAGGATCGAGCTGCCTGAGATAAAGCCCGGGTCTAAAACCCTAACCTTCACTGTCGATTCGATAGGTTCTCTTGAAGATATGCTCAGTATTAACGCTGCTCTGAAAACCGCAACAGGGCATACCGTGTTTGAAGCAGTGCATTCGGTAAATCCGCCTGAAGCTCCGGAGATTGCAAATGTATTCGGGGCCAAGGGCAAGGTTCGGGTTGAATTTACCCCCGTCCCGGGAGCGGAGAGTTATGAAGTTATGCTTATCGACCAGCAGGGAAATGCAAAAACTAAAAATCCGACAAGCTGGTTTTGCGATTTTACGCAGCTGAAAGAAGGCAAAACCTTCAGCGCAGCAGTGAAGAGCATAAATGCAGCTGGAAGCAGCGAGGGCTCTAAGGAAAGAATGGTTAGGGCATCTGGGCCTCTGCTCCCGCCTGTAATCTGGAAAGCAGTTAGTATCCCAAACGGATTTATGGTGGGTTACGGTGTTACTGAAGATGATAAAACCTTCACTCTCGAAGTAACGAATTTGCAGGACAACAGCAGGACAGTAATGGATGGCCTGCAGCTCAAGGGAGCCGCAGCTGTAAGAAACCTTGATGCGGGCAGATACAGATACCGCTTGAGACGGGATAACAATAACGGCTTAAGCCAGTGGTCTGCGCCTCGGGAAATAGAGGTTTGCAAATAG